DNA sequence from the Drosophila sechellia strain sech25 chromosome 3L, ASM438219v1, whole genome shotgun sequence genome:
aaatatgcaCACTCTTTTTAGCCGCCACTTTTGTTTTCAAGGTGTTGCGGTCAATTAAAGTGCgacaaaaatgttttttccTCATGCGATGAAAAACCGCTGACAAAAGATTCGCTGGGCTATTTTTAGAAAGTCGTTCATGCTTTTATACatggtatatacatatatattgatTTCAGACTGTGATTGTATGGATATGAGTAATATATGGATATATGTTTCTTATGTGTGGCagatattttttattacataaaatattttcagatATTCTAGTAAACATAAAGTACGTTTTTAGTAGGTAAAACttgttttttgatttaaaaactTCCAGCCTGGCTGAATTGTTCTTTTCTCctggcatttcctttgtttcTTGCAACTCTGCTCTGGCCAAAACAGGCAGCCCGATGCCCCCAGTGAGTTGCATTGTGTCTCGAAGGTGTGGCCGTTGCACTTTTCCACATCCAGCGATATTCTGCTGTGGGCATAAGCCGCTGCCCCCAAAAACTGGAATCGAAATCGCTAGGTCTGTGCGCGGCTCCAAAAAAAACCGACTTCTTGGGGCGGCCCCCAGTGAGCCTTTCATAACTTTTGGcatttacaatatttaatcATATTTCGTGAGGACCGTCGACCGACGACGGGCAGAAATGTCGTTCGAGCGTAACTCATGGATACTTTGTGGGCCTGCATCTGCATCTTTCTCTTCGGCAATTTAaccgttttcattttttatgcaTGTGCATTGCATTTGTagctcatttgcatttgcggttgctggcgtcgtcATCCTTGCGCTGGGTGTCTGCCATGCAATTTGCAgcgaaaaaaatacaaaaaaaaagaaataaagaaaatatacaaaaaattgAACCGAACGAGTGGCGGGCGCCGAGCATTTGGCGGcattacatttaattttattaaagaaaaactttgcatgtgtgtgggaATTGCACAAATGACAACAGGcgcaagttgctgctgctgctctcgatgttgctgctgctgcagttgcaactgctGTTGTCGCCACATGTTGTTGACGTGCATGTTGCCGCGGTTCGCCGTTTGTTTTACGGTCGTTGTGGGTGTCTGCATCGATGAAGTTTTCCGTTCTCCAACGAGATTGAAATTGTAACAATTACGTTCATATACGTATCGCAGCTTGTTTCTTGCCCTTTGCCCTTTTGAAGCCGTTGTTGCCGGTCGGCTTTTGTGGGTTTCCCCACATCCAGAATCGCAGAAGCATCTTAACCTGTTCGATGTTGCATATTCATTTGAGCGTCCAAGGACATCGATGTCGAGAGTCCTCATCATCGGTGGAATGGCAGCTAAAGAGGATTCGTAGAAATACACGTTcataaaaacttaaagaaaaatatcaatataatatatattattatatatatatgttaatcAACATTTTACCAGAAGATTTCGAACAGCCAAAAAACTTTCAAAAGCAACAATTAACGCTGCATAAAACatacaatacattttttttgctctGCAGACGCAGAAGGAGAAGTCGCTATATCGAAATACTTCTCATCATCATTTGCATATGTTACACTTTATTTATTCTTGCGtttgttgtgtttttctttctgttATTCGCGCATTGCTTTACAAAGAAAATGGCGTTATGGTGCTATAGGTGTTGCGGTGGCCGGGAAGGGGGGCGTATGGGTAATGTGCAGAGGAGCAGATATAACTCATACGCAATGTTAACCTCGCTCTTTCTTGCTCGCATATTTATAGCAGTTACGTGAGACTTTGTTTATGTGacatttgctttttgtttcaCAGTTTGGTTTCTGCACACGCTCACATGTGTATTCATTTACTTGCAGCTTTTATTTTCCTGTTttgttataatttttttggAGTTGTAATTTATGTCATTCGATTGTGCAAGAATTTTGCAAACATTTGCTGTTGTCACCTCAACACTCGTTTGATGAATGGAAGCCTTTCAAGTTCTCGCTGAAGTTAATTAATTGtgcacttaaaaaaagaaatcagGATTGAAGGTAAAATTtacgtaaatatttattaccaTCAATATATACGGCTTAACTTGTTTCTACAAAAACTGAAGATcttgtttataaaaaatcacatacggcaaaaagtttttaagtCCTAGAATATCAGGCCTAATATAGGTAATGGCATCAAATTATACTCTGCAACCTTTCAATACCATTAGTGCTTAGTTTGCTTACTAGAAATGTTGATGCCCTCGCACCGCCTGCTAATTGAATAAAACTCATACCACTTTTTCCGCCCAGATCGCTAGCCGCTGGTTATTGGCCAACAATGGCGGGAGATGAGAAGGGGGCCTTTTCAGTatcattttcgcattttgatGTCCGATTACAGGCGGCATCGCTAACTAGAGCAGCAACAATAGAAAAAAGGTACAATGGCAGCCaagcagcagaagcaacaaCTATTATGACAGCGACTGGCTGAAGCAAAAGCAATTTGTTGCACTCActcagatacacacacacacactgacagACATCGTACAAGAATTGTATCTGTGAGAGAAGACAACTCAATGCGCTTGGCTCTTTGCTATGAAAAATGGATCTGCTCCAGAAGATTTCAGTAATCTCGTTCGTCACACTTGGCCGCTCAAGTACAAATTTATGAAGACTCTGAAGTCGAGGAGCCCTCCCTTTTTTGACCATGTCCGAGTGGGTTTTATTAACTTGTTCTAGCTTCAAGAATGTCACGGTAGACTGGCCAAAGTGTCAGTGGATTACACATTCCGATTGCCGGCTATGATGTAAGTTCAATAAATTTTCCATTGCAACAAATGGCCAGACAATGGCTGCCGGCAATCACTGTTGACTCAGCTAATTTGCATGCCAATCTTTTGCAAAATCCCACCTAAATGACACAAATTTTGTAGCGTATCCCCTGTGAAGAAATGGGCGTATTgttgaaaaacacaaaacaattAATGAGACTGCGATGATGGGCTTAATGAACTCTtgcaaaaagcaaacaatattATGGCCAAGTgggaaaaagggaaaaccTGCGATTGTCTCCAACTCCGCGGATCGTTATCCCTTTCACATTCGATTTAGCATTTAACGATGCACGAAATCTGCAGCTCCGGTGCCCATTTCCACAGCGATTTCCACTTCCATCCCGACAATTTccacacaattttcaattaattaaaccaaaaatatttCTGTTGCTTCTGTTGCCGTTCGGCCGGGGCCTTTTACAATTGAcgtaaaatataattaaaattgttcatGTCAATTCGCAAAGCGAAATCAGAGTTGAGGGACTTGCAGAGAGgcacaaaaaatcaacgcGATGCGACGCATTCAATCAATGCGTGGCagacaaaatgcaaaatgcacttttattgtattttaaaacaaattgaaaagccAACATTTTACTGTAGTAGAAGTAAAATGTCGAAAAATGTCGGGCTTCAAAATTAAATACCACATAGTTGTATGCCCTGTACAGATAGCAGCCCACATGGGTTCACTTTATTTAACATATCACATTTATTTAACTTAATGTACTAATTGTTGACCATTAACTCATATACTAATTGCCAACTAAAAGttatatataaaaactaaaaccGAATGAAAACATATTTGAATAGTTCTGGTATCACCTTTTTCAACATCATGTCCGAAAATCATCACCCGAATATGTTTTTACTGACCTCGATCCTCATCCGCTCATAAATTTTCATGTTGCCATGTCACTTGATAATCAGAATTTATGGTTTAGTTGTTAGATAATAGGGCAAAGAATTAATTCCCCAGCTCCCATGGCATTTATGACATAACAAAGCCCATCATGTGTCAGTTGAAAGCAGTTTTGGGTTAGAATATTTCTGCATGCATTGCTgtgtaataataaatattttgtttggcttttgcttATGTGGGTAGGGCTTCGCTTTTTGCGAATGTTATATGCCACTTTTTGTTGCATTTAATCTTGCATTACTCTCGTCGTAGCAGATTTGatttttgctgttgctggcatgtAAATGGGCTAAAAGGGCGGGGTTTGTGTGTCGTTGCATTTTTACGCCTGCCTAGTTTTATGTTTGCAGTTTTTTCAGACTTTCACCGCCGAATGCAAAATTGTCAAACACACAAGTGCTGTATAAATTTCAGATTCGATTGGACATCCCCAGGGGATTGGTATTTAATGTCGAGCAATTGGGGGTATTAGTCGATAGCAATATCGATTATATCGATGATTACATAAGACTATGCTATTGATTTACCGTCGCATTGGATAACAATCAAAGATCAGATTTTACTAGCTTTTTCAATTCCTTGTATGATATCGATAGTGAAAATCAATCGAGCTATGATGTTTTCCCAAGCCTACTGAATTGTGCGACCCCAAACATCTTTTCACCTGCCTGCACAAAACGCAGCGTCAACATCATTATGGCGGTACTGCCTGATTTCTTTGACGAAAGCGCAAAAATTTTCCTAATGATGCCGCGCAAATTCAACTGCAACTAACTGTTTGCTATATACATACCCATACTCATACCCCCCAACCGATTTTCCACCGCACCGACTGCAGTAATCTGGTCATGGCCAACGTGGATGATTGTTGACTTTTATGATTTCCATTTCTTAGCATTATTATGGACGTGTGGCaaatcaacagcagcaaataGAAAacacagcagcagaagcagtagcagcagcagcagcagctccagtggtacaaaaaatcaatagaaatagaaatcCCCCGGATGGAGCAACTCTCCCCCGTTCATCTGCTGTGCGTATGCCATAAATCGTAACAATAACTACTTGCCACTTGGCCAGACAACGGGCAGACATCCACGTCGAGTTGGATTCGAACTGGGACTCGTATTCGTATTCGCATTCGGAATTGGTTTTGGACTCAGAgttggacatggacatggatgTGGACATGGGGCATAGACGCATAGAAGGCGGCATACGATTTCACTTGACTGACAAACAGACATAAGCAAAGTGTTTGGCTTCACTCGCAGCTCGATTTGTTGGCCATATCCCTCAAGTGACTTTCTAAGCGATTCCGAATGCCTGCAACATGAAAAATGTGGAGCGAAGGCAGTGCAGCAGTGGCAGTAGCAAAAACAGCTCAATGCCATTATCATTGGGCAACAAATCCCCAATTACACGTAATATGCACAGTGTACGTATTGGTGGTGTGGCTTCATAAAACACTTGGATCTTACGATCCTTGAGACTTCGGCTTACTATCTTTGGTATGCGAACTTTTGTTGTGGCTATTGGCATAATTTTGCTATCGCTCTTATCTTACCAACGATTCCCCATGAATTATCTGCTATAAACTTGTAAAGTACAGGTTTTGTATGTTGCCTAGCTCGCAAAGGCAGCTGTATCTCAGGAGTTCAGGAAACCAATTTTGGTATGTGAAATTCTTTGATGGCAGGTATTGTAAAAAAGATTTCGTTTTATACCTACACTAAAGTTGATATTTCCTTATTGGGTACATTACGATGAAAACACTTTGGGTGCGAGCACTGGGTATAATTCCAGTCGAAACACTCATCTATCTCTTTGACAAGGATCTTCGGCCCATTAATCCATCTTCTCCAACCCACCATTTCCCACTCGTCCTTCAACTCGTGTCCAGTGTTGTGTAGTGTGCTCACAAATATTGTCCCATACAACTCATAAAAAGCCCATTTATAACTGTTAACTTGTAGAAAAGTATTTACAGACGATTTAGCAGCTCACAGAATTACAACCAACGCCACACAATTGcaattgtttatttgtgtttacTCCTCTCACACCGCCCCCTTTCagacccaccacccacttttaCCACCCGACCCCTCCCCAATGAATTTCCCCCTTCAGTGGACTGCTTCTTCTGCTTTGGCAACTACTCCATCCATCTCTCTTTTGGTAGCAATAAAAAGTGTTGTTATTTGTACAATGTTGTTTGTTTGAGCCGgagtgtgttttttgttttgtttgccattattGTTGCTATTATTACAGTTGTTGTTACATTGGTCGTTGTTTAGTGGCCAACACAGCTGCTGCTGACACGCAGAATTCAATGCAACAAGAAGAAGCCCAAGTGCAAAACGAAGAgtaaaaaaacaggaaaagcaaacaaaacaacagcAGTAGCAAAAATCATCGGGAAAACTCAAATGGGTAGAATCCAAAGTTTCCCATTGTCCCACGGCTGAATGAACATAAAGACATGGGTACACGGAACTGGCGAAGCGATGGGGCATTATGGGGTTAATGATAACATTCAGCAGTGAAGAAGTTCGCACCAAGTTAAATGATCGAGAGATATTATTAAGTTGAGGAATTGAataagtttttgttttgataagTTTGTTAAAGGGGCGAGTGCATGCATTTGGTAGTACCGCATAAAAACCTCATTTCCATATTTTTAAAGGCTTATTAGCAGCAAAGCTCTTTGCATCAATAGTGGCTCAAATGCTGTGGGCCGAGAATGGATAAAATTCAGCAAAGAACAAGCGGCCGAGTTAGTTTCGTATTTGCGTAGTTCACATTTGTTTTTCGGCATTGCTGTTGCAACAATTACTGCAGCGTGAAATAaaggaaaagcaaacaaatgcaCTTTATCTGCTGGCCAACAGAGTACAGCAGCGTATTTACAGGAAAATGGGTTAtgaaaaacaatttgaaaagGTATTAAATTTATGTCAGTCCCCGCCCCTGGGTTGTTGTAAAATTTTATATGCACATACAAACACGCAGCGAGCTGGTCGCTGTCAACAGAATTTCTCATATTGATTTTgccttaaataataaaaactccTTTTTGCCCTCTTTTCCAGTGTGCAGCGTTTAATGGCCAATGGATAAAGTGAGGTAAGTGAAACAATAAGACCGAAGGGGAGCGATTTTGCAGCATTGCTTATTAAAAATAGCAGGCTGCAAAAAAAGAATCCTAAAGTGCATGGACAGAGACACAGGCGCAGTCACGAGGCTTGTTGTAGTATTTTTCAAGAATTGGGACAACAAGGCGCATAAATAACCGACataccaacaaaaaaaagcaGAAACAAAACGAAGGAAAAGCTGGTAAAAAACTAAGCGAAACTCGCCGAGATACTGCACTTAGAATAGTAAACAGCGCTGGGGAATAGGGTTGGTTACACGGAGAAACTAAGATATTAAATCAAAAACATACTATAAGGTACCAACGATCATAGTCAATATCTGAAAATGACCATAAATGAAActtcaataataataattcttaTTGTAAAAGtgttttgtaaaatttaaacatccCAAGTCCTAATATTTGCATCTTTCAATTCAGTTCCTCAATATGCGATTGCATTTTAAGCATATTTCAAAATTGTAGAACTAAAGTTAGAACcatatttttccaagtgtGTGTGCTCCTtgcgagtgtgtgtaaagGAATTGGAACTAAATACGAGAGCTAAGATGAAACGCAATGCATCCCGCCCCCGCACTGCTCCCCTGCCCCCCGCGGCATTTGCCCACTCTGCCGCACAGTGGGAGCAAAAAGAAAGCGCACATACCGGTTTTCCGCGGCCCAGAGACACTGCGAGTGTTGTATAGTACACGGGGACAGGTTTATTTTCCCGTTGGGACTGTGTGACAAATCAAGCGAGAAGCGAGAGCGAAGACAACAACCGCGACCAGAGAAGAACTAAAAAGAAGACGCAGCCTTCGTGCGCGAAAAACGTCAATGGCCAGGAAAATTCTGAGTGGCGAAGGAGCTCGTGGAAAACGGCGTGCAAGAGGGACGGCACACAGCTGCGACGCGCGGCGTAATGGCAGcaggaaattgaaaaaaaagttGCCGCGCTCACCTTTGGGCGGCTTCTGTTGCATTTCCTTACCTGTTCTTGGCGCTTGTCTTTTCCACGAGGTAGTTTGGGGTATATGCTGCAGACCCAAAACATAGTAGAAAGTTGCACTTCGGAAGAAAggcaaaatttcaaattatttgtACAACTATACAAAATACTGCAATTGTATTTTACAATACCATGATTTACAAGCAAAGTGGATAGTAAAAGCCTCGTTTATAGCTTTTTTTTGACAGGAGTCAAATTAGCATTCAATTGGTGTTTGCTAGTTAAAATGTTGTATAGTGCCAGGTATCCGTTTAGCTGTTATTTCCTAgtagttttcagtttttcctGCACTTGACAGACGTTGCCACCTTAACCGCCTAGGAAAGAGTGTCAAAAGTCAAACACTTTTGCTTGTCTCAGCCCCGATCTCTTGAGTTGTGGAAGTCACACAGAAAGTCGCTGTTTTTTTCGTGATTTATGATACTTTTTTGGCTTGGCTAAGGCCAGCTTAAAGTCCGTGGCCCAGAAAGAAGGAAAATCAATTCTGCAAACGAGCGAAGATAAACGATAGATAGCTAATCACAAATCTTTTGGCACATTTCGAAATTAGTTCGCTTTACAGTCTCAAAGAAGGCCTTATGTAATTGTTATGCAGCTATTTTATTGAGCGAtagtcttttgttttaatgctagatttatataataattcaTATAAGGCTGTAATGCcgtaaaactaaataatatttataaaagatGATATCACAAAATCTACTTCTGAGTTCCTTATTTTATGTTACTGCTTTCCAGAGTGTAAAATTCAAAATAGTCAGAAAGATTAAACCTATAGCTTGAAAATCTTGATTTTCTAGTTTGTCATACTCTTTAAGTTACTTAATATGGTgctcaattaattaattaattattgccTTCCGCATAATGCTCGCACTATAGTTTGCCGATTTCCTGGAGATACTTTCGCTTGCGTTTCTGCTGCTTCTCGAGTTGCCGCTGCATATTGGTTCGCAATCTGTCCCGATATTCCCGTTCCCTATCGAGTGCACTCATCTGCTGGGAACTGGCCTCCGCGTCGAACTCGAGGTCAAAGGCCGTCTCCCATTGGCGACGCTGCTGCAGCTGGATGAGCTCGTTTGTCAGCTGCAACTTGGTGCTAGCGATTCGCATCATCTTGCGCCTGGGCCGCCCCAACTCCCTTCGGTGGAGGTAGAGGGCATAGCTCACGGATTTCTCCCTCCTCTGGGAGTTGCCACTGTAGTCGCTGCTGGAATAGTCTGACATTTTCCTCTCGTATCTTCTATGCAAATTGAAACGTTCTCCTCAGTGGTTTGAGGCCAAATGATGCATTCAGTGCGTGTGCGGGCGACTTTTAAACCACTCAGGTATATGGTTCGATGCGATGTGGGTTTCCTCGAGATTTCCCGGTATCCCAGGTATGCAAAAGTCCTGGATTTATTGCCGCACATTATATCTGAAGAGCTCAATTAGGATACCTATACCTCCCCCATAACTGAACCTAATCCCGCGCCGCGACTTGAACTGATTACGTTTTCCAGCTCGGTTGTTAATGCCATCGGTGCTCCGGTGTCATCGCCAGCAGGCAGAATCGCAAAATAGAGAGCTCCAGGttcaatgcaaatgcaaatgcgctTTGCATGTTGCCGCTAATTGGCAACAGTTGTCGATGCTACTGTTCTTTTGCTGCCACACGACGTTCCCTCTAGCTTCGGTGCAGTTAGCGAAAAATCTAGGCCCAAGACGTCTTAAAGATAGATCGGGAAGAATTCCACATAAAAAAGAACCCAATTCAATCATTCCCTTTTTGGATTCCAACATAATACAACAAGTAAATTACTTTTGTAGCAAAATTGCGA
Encoded proteins:
- the LOC6610820 gene encoding uncharacterized protein LOC6610820, translating into MSDYSSSDYSGNSQRREKSVSYALYLHRRELGRPRRKMMRIASTKLQLTNELIQLQQRRQWETAFDLEFDAEASSQQMSALDREREYRDRLRTNMQRQLEKQQKRKRKYLQEIGKL